Proteins from a single region of Chrysemys picta bellii isolate R12L10 chromosome 25, ASM1138683v2, whole genome shotgun sequence:
- the SLC39A3 gene encoding zinc transporter ZIP3, with product MNIKAVKVLCLLGVFFLMLLGSLLPVKIIEADYEKAHRSRKVIALCNSFGGGVFLATCFNALLPAVREKLQEVLKLGKVTTDYPLAETIMLLGFFLTVFVEQLILTFRKEKPSFIDLETFNAGSDVGSDSEYESPFIASSRGRTLYHEHSHHSHSHGLNVQELSQSSPLRLFSLVFALSAHSIFEGLALGLQEEGNKVMSLFLGVAIHETLVAVALGISMAKISLTLKDAAKLALTVSLMIPLGIGIGMGIESAQNVASSVASVLLQGIAAGTFLFVTFFEILAKELEDKNDRLLKVLFLVLGYTALALLVFFKW from the exons ATGAATATCAAAGCAGTCAAAGTTCTGTGTCTGCTGGGGGTCTTTTTCCTCATGCTGCTTGGGTCCCTCCTGCCCGTCAAGATAATAGAAGCGGATTATGAGAAAGCTCATCGCTCCAGGAAGGTCATTGCCCTCTGCAATTCCTTCGGAGGAGGGGTCTTCCTGGCCACCTGCTTCAACGCCTTGCTCCCCGCCGTACGAGAAAAG CTTCAAGAAGTTCTCAAGCTTGGGAAGGTGACCACAGACTACCCCCTGGCCGAGACCATCATGCTGCTGGGCTTCTTTCTGACTGTCTTTGTGGAGCAGCTCATCCTGACCTTTCGGAAGGAGAAGCCTTCCTTCATCGACTTGGAGACCTTCAACGCCGGCTCAGACGTCGGGAGTGACTCAGAATATGAGAGCCCCTTCATCGCATCTTCCAGAGGGCGCACGCTTTACCATGAGCACAGCCACCACTCCCACAGCCATGGCTTGAACGTCCAGGAACTTTCCCAATCCAGCCCCTTGCGGCTCTTCAGCCTGGTGTTTGCCTTGTCTGCCCACTCCATCTTTGAGGGCCTGGCCCTGGGCCTCCAGGAGGAAGGAAACAAAGTCATGAGTCTGTTCTTGGGTGTGGCCATCCACGAGACGCTGGTGGCTGTGGCACTGGGCATCAGCATGGCTAAGATCTCATTAACACTGAAGGACGCTGCCAAGCTAGCACTTACGGTGAGTTTGATGATTCCTTTGGGCATTGGGATCGGCATGGGCATCGAGAGCGCCCAGAACGTGGCCAGCAGCGTGGCTTCTGTGCTCTTACAGGGCATTGCTGCGGGAACTTTCTTGTTTGTCACCTTCTTTGAGATCCTGGCAAAGGAACTGGAAGATAAGAATGATCGCCTGCTGAAGGTCCTCTTCCTGGTCTTGGGCTACACGGCCTTGGCGTTGCTCGTCTTTTTCAAGTGGTGA